Proteins from a genomic interval of Treponema brennaborense DSM 12168:
- a CDS encoding VOC family protein: MKYQGCLLAISDIAASKHFYESVLHQKVVMDIGVHVTFEGFSLQQGYAELIGTSAVIVKARPHNFQIYFETEDLDKIHAELKAVSGLQWVHEIREYPWGQRGLRIYDPDGHISEIAETMHTVITRFFSQGMPAESVAERTMFPLEIVKQFAPHSGS, encoded by the coding sequence GTGAAATATCAAGGGTGTCTTTTAGCGATCAGCGATATAGCCGCATCAAAGCATTTTTATGAAAGCGTACTTCATCAGAAAGTCGTCATGGATATCGGAGTTCATGTAACATTTGAGGGTTTTTCTCTGCAGCAAGGATATGCCGAACTTATCGGTACGTCGGCTGTCATTGTAAAAGCGCGTCCGCATAATTTTCAAATCTATTTTGAAACGGAAGATTTGGACAAAATTCATGCCGAGCTGAAAGCGGTATCCGGTCTGCAGTGGGTGCATGAAATCAGGGAGTATCCGTGGGGGCAGCGCGGCCTTCGCATATACGACCCCGACGGGCATATCTCGGAAATTGCCGAAACTATGCATACGGTTATCACACGTTTTTTCAGTCAGGGAATGCCGGCGGAATCGGTTGCCGAACGCACGATGTTTCCGCTTGAAATCGTAAAACAGTTCGCGCCGCACTCCGGCTCATAA
- a CDS encoding helix-turn-helix transcriptional regulator, translating to MPNACGTLSLAFDGSAVIPELWGASLSPVLLGAEPNAYRILLLIQLSPFGLYQITRQNQSEFAGKRLCLRDIDSGLCNSLYQAFMTSKTVTELVNACEKILYGRAEKRIVSDSLLLASNVISGSHGCVRVTEIARQSNCSERHLNRLFLSQIGTTVKNYARLTRFNYVLQQIQKSPCFFAQLSQNAGYFDQAHFDKDFKAISGVSPQTYVKTMSDFYYDGAELYDTVSS from the coding sequence ATGCCGAACGCATGCGGAACGCTGTCGCTTGCGTTCGACGGTAGTGCCGTAATCCCCGAACTCTGGGGTGCGTCTTTGTCTCCCGTTCTGTTAGGTGCGGAACCGAACGCTTACCGTATTCTGCTGCTTATCCAGCTTTCGCCTTTCGGTCTGTATCAGATAACACGCCAAAATCAGTCTGAGTTTGCCGGTAAACGTCTTTGCCTTAGGGATATCGACAGCGGGCTTTGCAATTCTCTGTATCAGGCTTTTATGACATCAAAAACCGTAACCGAGTTAGTGAATGCCTGTGAGAAAATATTGTACGGACGCGCGGAAAAACGTATCGTTTCGGACTCTTTGCTGCTGGCTTCAAACGTTATTTCCGGCAGTCACGGGTGCGTACGTGTGACTGAAATTGCCCGGCAATCAAATTGTAGCGAACGACATCTGAACCGCCTGTTTCTTTCGCAGATCGGAACAACTGTCAAAAATTACGCACGCTTAACCCGTTTTAATTATGTACTGCAGCAGATTCAAAAATCACCTTGTTTCTTTGCGCAGTTGTCACAGAATGCCGGCTATTTCGATCAAGCCCACTTCGATAAGGATTTCAAGGCTATCAGCGGCGTCAGTCCTCAAACATATGTAAAAACGATGTCCGATTTTTACTATGACGGAGCGGAGCTATACGATACAGTATCCTCATAG
- a CDS encoding TIGR03545 family protein, whose translation MEKKSDKTPGRSKKKSVGQPEAAVPAVRKESRSAADKKTVPVKKLPGLFRKKYTERSFSKKIRKRLFIAKDREFVESLFEPVSAGKKTFFQIPCDRTFSKKDCVRLKLLAKQIKKQKSRIKWVPLAAFVGVIAALVLTVFLFKDAMIKKGIRAGLESVFQAKCDIGSVHLGILDSRFSVRALAVADKNEPMTNLFEVDALTLDFDLVQLLKKRFAADVLELAGIRLGTPRKTDGTLPVKPAKRKESAPEKPKSQFQLELETFAAQKKAVAENSIAHIFAQYDPESLLENYYAQLKSPELARTVSAEMEQIVPAWTETPDILADSVNEVIADGRTVLEFDWQSIQSDPQKIKTAIERISAAVNSVTALQKETERTLDMLKRDSEKVKKYSAQLEKAVQADYSFVNKEINKITSFTVKDGQNFLTETFNSVCADLVGNYYPVVQQVLSYAKEYAGYLKDDSAKKVKKSNSAVARYSGRTVDFRKDTTPDFLIKKIHGSGSGERFSLDISVSDVCSDMDKWGKPVTFKVSAVHGAMKDALDGTFDVRTERTGSLLSLSYTGSGYPVTVSVPDAEAVPGVPTVAGTGSFSAELACAENGGFALTGGVLLDPVSITAAAFEPAFASNLYAKALAQFSSIEAGVRASYSDAAGLSLGVTSDIDRRCAAILQKLMNDELGALKESAAAQVKESLESALSGVTGQFSSFTELKNRIETQAGKLDDFKTELERKKKEGEDKLKQAAQDAVKDAAASAAEAAADSLKNLFNKQR comes from the coding sequence ATGGAAAAAAAATCGGATAAGACTCCCGGCCGGAGCAAAAAAAAATCCGTCGGGCAGCCTGAAGCGGCCGTACCGGCCGTCCGTAAAGAATCCCGCTCTGCGGCGGATAAAAAAACGGTTCCGGTAAAAAAATTACCGGGATTGTTCAGAAAAAAATATACGGAGCGTTCCTTTTCAAAAAAAATCCGGAAGCGGCTGTTCATTGCCAAAGACCGTGAATTCGTGGAATCGCTGTTCGAGCCGGTTTCCGCGGGGAAAAAAACGTTTTTTCAGATTCCGTGCGACCGTACTTTTTCCAAAAAAGACTGCGTCCGTTTGAAACTGCTTGCGAAGCAGATCAAAAAGCAGAAGTCGCGGATCAAATGGGTGCCGCTTGCGGCTTTCGTCGGCGTGATCGCCGCGCTGGTTCTGACCGTTTTCCTTTTTAAAGATGCGATGATCAAAAAAGGCATCCGGGCCGGCCTTGAATCGGTGTTTCAGGCGAAATGCGATATCGGTTCCGTCCATTTGGGAATTCTCGATTCACGGTTTTCCGTACGAGCTCTCGCCGTCGCCGACAAAAACGAGCCGATGACGAATCTGTTTGAAGTCGACGCGCTGACGCTCGATTTCGATTTGGTGCAGTTGCTGAAAAAGCGGTTCGCCGCCGACGTTTTGGAACTTGCAGGCATCAGACTCGGTACGCCGAGAAAAACGGACGGAACGCTGCCGGTGAAACCCGCCAAGCGGAAAGAAAGCGCGCCCGAAAAACCGAAAAGCCAGTTTCAGCTGGAACTGGAAACGTTCGCGGCGCAGAAAAAAGCCGTTGCCGAAAACAGTATCGCGCATATATTCGCACAATACGATCCGGAATCGCTGCTTGAAAATTATTACGCGCAGCTCAAATCTCCGGAACTCGCCCGAACCGTTTCCGCCGAAATGGAACAGATCGTTCCTGCCTGGACGGAAACGCCGGACATTCTGGCCGATTCGGTGAACGAAGTTATTGCCGACGGCCGGACGGTGCTTGAATTCGATTGGCAGAGCATCCAGTCCGATCCCCAAAAAATCAAAACGGCAATCGAGCGGATATCCGCCGCCGTGAACAGCGTTACGGCTCTGCAAAAAGAAACTGAGCGGACGCTCGACATGCTCAAACGCGATTCGGAAAAAGTGAAAAAATATTCGGCTCAGCTTGAAAAAGCCGTACAGGCCGATTATTCGTTCGTAAATAAAGAAATAAATAAAATCACGTCGTTTACCGTCAAAGACGGACAGAACTTTTTAACGGAAACTTTCAACTCCGTGTGTGCCGACTTAGTGGGAAACTATTATCCGGTCGTGCAGCAGGTTCTTTCATACGCGAAAGAATACGCGGGGTATCTGAAAGACGATTCGGCAAAAAAAGTCAAAAAGTCGAATTCTGCGGTTGCCCGATACTCAGGGCGGACTGTCGATTTCCGCAAGGATACGACGCCCGATTTTTTGATAAAGAAGATACACGGTTCCGGTTCCGGCGAGCGCTTTTCGCTCGATATTTCGGTGTCGGACGTGTGCAGCGATATGGATAAATGGGGGAAACCGGTTACTTTTAAGGTGTCGGCGGTGCACGGAGCGATGAAAGACGCGCTGGACGGAACGTTCGACGTTCGTACGGAACGAACCGGGTCGCTGCTGTCTCTTTCGTACACCGGTTCCGGATATCCGGTAACGGTTTCCGTTCCCGACGCGGAAGCTGTTCCCGGCGTTCCGACCGTTGCGGGAACGGGTTCTTTTTCCGCTGAGCTCGCCTGTGCCGAAAACGGCGGTTTCGCGCTGACCGGCGGCGTTTTGCTCGATCCCGTTTCGATTACGGCGGCTGCGTTCGAGCCGGCGTTCGCTTCGAATTTGTATGCGAAAGCGCTTGCCCAGTTTTCATCGATAGAAGCGGGCGTTCGCGCGTCCTATTCCGACGCCGCCGGTTTGTCATTGGGCGTAACATCGGATATAGACCGGCGCTGTGCCGCGATATTGCAGAAGCTGATGAACGACGAATTGGGAGCGCTCAAAGAATCCGCTGCCGCTCAGGTAAAAGAATCTCTTGAATCCGCGCTTTCCGGTGTTACCGGTCAGTTTTCTTCTTTTACCGAGCTGAAAAACCGGATAGAAACTCAGGCCGGTAAACTCGACGATTTTAAAACCGAATTGGAACGGAAAAAGAAAGAAGGCGAGGACAAATTAAAACAGGCGGCGCAGGATGCCGTAAAAGACGCCGCGGCTTCGGCAGCCGAGGCGGCGGCGGATTCGTTGAAAAATCTGTTCAACAAACAGCGATAA
- a CDS encoding TIGR03546 family protein, whose amino-acid sequence MLKFIVKFFSSLNSNSHPGEIAHAAAIGVLLGLMPKNNALWYLLFVFFLFVRINKSAYFLVILGVSLCVPSADMLLDSVGYRILSWQPLIPAFRTLLDIPFVAFTKFNNTVVMGSLAAGLLLYVPVYALTRLIVRVWRTCVAPKIVSSKAWVAFKKLPLVRKIVSVSAGIAESGK is encoded by the coding sequence ATGTTGAAATTTATCGTTAAATTCTTTTCATCTTTGAACAGCAATTCGCATCCGGGAGAAATTGCCCACGCGGCGGCGATCGGGGTTCTGCTCGGTCTTATGCCGAAAAACAACGCGCTGTGGTATTTGCTGTTCGTTTTTTTCCTGTTCGTGCGGATCAATAAAAGCGCTTATTTTCTGGTCATTCTCGGCGTTTCGCTGTGCGTTCCGTCCGCCGATATGCTGCTGGATTCCGTGGGATACCGGATTCTGTCGTGGCAGCCGCTGATTCCCGCATTTCGGACGCTGCTCGATATTCCGTTCGTCGCATTCACCAAATTCAACAATACGGTCGTGATGGGCAGTCTTGCGGCGGGACTGCTGCTGTACGTTCCGGTGTACGCACTGACCCGGCTGATCGTGCGGGTATGGCGGACGTGCGTCGCGCCGAAGATCGTTTCGTCAAAAGCCTGGGTGGCGTTCAAAAAACTTCCGTTGGTGCGGAAAATCGTTTCCGTTTCCGCCGGAATCGCGGAATCGGGTAAATAG
- the glgA gene encoding glycogen synthase GlgA: MKILMVSAEAVPFAKTGGLADAVSALAIVLHKLGHDVRIVMPRYYKIDRSKLTQLPGPMGVSAGYTEAWTAVYSAVMPGTENLPVYFIDHEQSFGRDGVYGTPSESDFHDNPYRFSILCHGAFQLCRKLDWYPDVVHAHDWSAALAPVLLKFAERHDGFEKTGSVFTIHNLGYQGVYGKHNYPATGLDWNCFYAAGFEDWDRMNFLKAGLTSADMLTTVSPTYAHEIQSPAAGFRMDSLLRYRSADLVGILNGVDTDVWNPAKDPLIAAKYTAKTITKKDVNKAALQQRMGLPVDPEVPLIGIITRLADQKGVAELFAPTYGSMYRICSEMKLQVVVLGAGERWCEDELRSLESKLPNLKAYVGYDESLSHQIEAGSDFFLMPSRYEPCGLNQMYSLLYGTLPIVHRTGGLADTVQNYNEQTGDGTGFMFDELTPQSVFDTVGWAMYAWYNKKEHIKQMRLRGMKQQFGWDVAAEKYLDVYKRALAGR, translated from the coding sequence ATGAAAATTCTGATGGTTTCGGCTGAAGCTGTTCCTTTCGCAAAAACCGGCGGCCTTGCCGACGCGGTGTCCGCTCTCGCGATCGTTCTGCACAAACTGGGACACGACGTCAGAATCGTCATGCCCCGGTATTATAAAATCGACCGTTCCAAATTGACGCAGCTGCCCGGACCGATGGGCGTTTCCGCCGGTTATACGGAAGCTTGGACCGCCGTGTATTCGGCCGTTATGCCGGGAACGGAAAATCTTCCGGTTTATTTTATCGATCACGAGCAGAGTTTCGGACGCGACGGCGTATACGGTACGCCGTCGGAATCCGATTTTCACGACAATCCGTACCGTTTTTCCATTTTGTGCCACGGTGCGTTTCAGCTGTGCCGTAAACTGGACTGGTATCCGGACGTCGTTCACGCACACGACTGGTCCGCGGCGCTGGCTCCCGTTCTGCTGAAATTCGCGGAACGGCACGACGGTTTTGAAAAGACCGGCAGCGTGTTTACGATTCACAATTTGGGATATCAGGGTGTGTACGGTAAACACAACTATCCGGCAACCGGACTCGACTGGAACTGTTTTTACGCCGCGGGATTTGAAGACTGGGACCGGATGAATTTTTTGAAAGCGGGTCTGACTTCCGCCGACATGCTGACCACCGTATCGCCGACGTACGCGCACGAGATCCAGTCGCCTGCCGCCGGTTTCCGAATGGATTCGCTGCTGCGGTACCGGAGCGCGGATTTGGTGGGCATACTGAACGGCGTGGACACCGACGTTTGGAATCCTGCGAAAGATCCGCTGATCGCGGCGAAGTATACGGCGAAAACGATCACCAAAAAGGACGTGAATAAAGCCGCTTTGCAGCAGCGCATGGGGTTGCCCGTCGATCCCGAAGTGCCGCTCATCGGGATCATAACGCGGCTTGCTGATCAGAAAGGTGTCGCCGAACTGTTCGCGCCGACGTACGGCAGCATGTACCGCATCTGTTCGGAAATGAAACTGCAAGTGGTCGTTTTGGGAGCGGGCGAGCGCTGGTGCGAAGACGAATTGCGTTCGCTCGAATCGAAGCTGCCCAATCTGAAAGCGTACGTCGGATACGACGAATCGCTGAGCCACCAGATTGAAGCCGGAAGCGATTTCTTTTTGATGCCGTCGCGTTACGAACCGTGCGGCCTCAATCAGATGTATTCGCTGCTGTACGGAACGCTGCCGATCGTCCATCGGACGGGCGGGCTGGCCGACACGGTGCAGAATTATAACGAGCAGACCGGAGACGGCACCGGTTTTATGTTCGACGAACTGACGCCGCAGAGCGTCTTCGATACGGTCGGCTGGGCGATGTACGCGTGGTACAATAAAAAAGAGCACATCAAACAGATGCGGCTGCGCGGCATGAAACAGCAGTTCGGCTGGGACGTTGCGGCGGAAAAATATCTGGACGTATATAAACGCGCGCTTGCCGGACGTTAA